A window from Candidatus Omnitrophota bacterium encodes these proteins:
- a CDS encoding glycosyltransferase family 2 protein — MDKRACLRRIFEIIPGGLSWGIIISLILLSIVHPVASAIIIITFDFYWIIRTVYLTTLLIMAHHRLFRLRGEDWLQRCLSLPEDKGFLQLYQLVIFPVYNEGLEVLRPSLSSLSRSHYPKEKIIVVMAFEERNIHAHDNALVLEKEFGGRFGAYLSTFHPDGLAGDARTKGANATWSAKAARKFIDSRRIAYEDVVVSCFDADTCVEPEYFGCLAYHFLTSDKRHQASYQPMPVYNNNIWQAPSFARLVEISSSFCQLIESMRLEKFVTFSSHSMSFKTLVEVDYWPTNMISDDSVIYWKGYLHYNGDYRVVPLYITVSMDVAYSSNIWRTIVVQYKQKRRWAWGVENFPFVADGFIKNKNIPFFNKLRRLFHLLESHVTWAVWALILVVIGYLPMLFGGAFFSQMAIAYNLPKITGLLFQFTLLTSLTWIFLSWTILPPRPKGVSWLKNVLLVLEWVFVPFIILIVGSFPAIDAQSRLMFAKYMEFNPTLKGDKVL, encoded by the coding sequence ATGGATAAGAGAGCATGCTTAAGGCGTATCTTTGAAATTATACCCGGAGGATTATCTTGGGGGATAATCATTTCGTTAATCCTGTTGTCTATTGTGCATCCGGTAGCCAGCGCGATAATAATTATTACTTTTGATTTCTATTGGATTATCCGTACGGTTTATCTGACCACTCTTTTGATTATGGCCCATCACCGGCTTTTCCGGCTTCGGGGCGAGGACTGGTTGCAGCGTTGTTTGAGTCTGCCCGAGGATAAAGGCTTCTTGCAGTTATATCAATTGGTCATATTTCCGGTTTATAATGAGGGCCTGGAGGTTTTGCGGCCGTCTTTGTCCTCTTTAAGCAGGAGCCATTATCCGAAAGAAAAGATCATCGTCGTTATGGCTTTTGAAGAACGCAATATCCACGCGCATGATAATGCTTTAGTTTTGGAAAAAGAATTTGGAGGCCGGTTCGGCGCCTATTTGTCCACCTTTCATCCTGATGGTTTAGCCGGCGATGCCCGTACCAAAGGGGCAAATGCCACCTGGAGCGCTAAAGCCGCCAGAAAGTTCATCGATAGCCGCAGGATTGCTTATGAAGATGTCGTCGTTTCCTGTTTTGATGCGGATACCTGTGTTGAACCGGAATATTTCGGCTGCCTGGCCTATCATTTCTTAACTTCCGATAAGAGGCATCAGGCAAGTTACCAGCCGATGCCGGTCTATAACAATAATATCTGGCAGGCGCCTTCCTTTGCCAGGTTAGTTGAAATCAGCAGTTCATTTTGCCAGTTGATCGAAAGCATGCGTTTGGAAAAGTTTGTTACCTTCTCCAGCCACAGCATGAGTTTTAAGACGCTGGTGGAGGTGGATTATTGGCCGACGAATATGATCTCCGATGATTCGGTGATCTATTGGAAAGGATACTTGCATTATAACGGAGATTACCGGGTGGTCCCGTTATATATTACGGTTTCCATGGATGTGGCTTACTCCAGCAATATCTGGCGGACCATTGTTGTGCAGTATAAGCAGAAGAGAAGATGGGCCTGGGGGGTGGAGAATTTTCCTTTTGTCGCAGACGGATTTATAAAAAATAAGAATATTCCGTTTTTCAATAAATTGAGGAGGTTATTCCATCTTTTAGAAAGCCATGTTACCTGGGCCGTCTGGGCGCTTATCCTGGTGGTGATCGGATACCTGCCCATGCTTTTTGGCGGGGCTTTTTTTAGCCAGATGGCCATTGCTTATAATTTACCGAAAATCACCGGGTTATTGTTCCAGTTCACTTTATTGACCAGTTTGACCTGGATATTTTTAAGCTGGACAATTTTACCGCCGCGGCCTAAAGGGGTCAGTTGGCTTAAGAATGTACTTTTGGTTTTGGAGTGGGTTTTTGTTCCGTTTATAATCTTGATTGTCGGATCCTTTCCGGCAATTGATGCCCAGAGCCGGCTGATGTTTGCCAAATATATGGAATTTAATCCTACGTTAAAAGGGGATAAGGTGTTATAA
- a CDS encoding PilT/PilU family type 4a pilus ATPase, translated as MDIKKLMREMVDRNASDLFYRAGGTPRLRIDGKIVSMDTRVLSVEEVMFATEQLANTKQLEVFRNYLDVDFAVYLEEFGRRFRISIFTQRNWPSIVIRNVHNTISTFEELNLPAEIFKKLSMETRGLVLMTGSMGSGKSTTIASMIEYINNNSKKHILTAEEPIEFTFEDKQSIINQRELGVDVTTYSTALRAFTLQSPDVMFIGNIRDYETVSSAIAAAETGVLVLSTLHTINASQSVERLINFFPPHQHQEVRNQLASLLKGVISLRLVPAKHGIGRVPAYEIMLLTPTISRLIREGKIWEIPDFIDDGAVFGMQSFTQSLVKLVHEGKISPEDAALAADSREEFMLAYKGIKKS; from the coding sequence ATGGATATCAAGAAATTAATGCGAGAGATGGTGGACAGGAATGCCTCGGATCTTTTTTACCGGGCCGGAGGCACTCCTCGTCTGCGCATTGACGGCAAGATCGTTTCTATGGATACCAGGGTTTTAAGCGTAGAAGAGGTTATGTTTGCCACTGAACAACTGGCCAATACCAAGCAGTTGGAAGTTTTTAGAAACTACCTGGATGTGGATTTTGCAGTATACCTGGAGGAATTCGGCCGCCGTTTCCGGATAAGTATATTTACGCAAAGAAATTGGCCTTCAATTGTTATTCGAAATGTGCATAACACTATATCTACATTCGAAGAGCTGAACCTTCCTGCTGAAATATTTAAAAAACTCTCAATGGAAACCCGCGGCCTTGTGCTTATGACCGGAAGTATGGGCAGCGGCAAGTCCACCACGATTGCCAGCATGATCGAATATATCAATAATAACTCCAAAAAGCACATCTTAACTGCCGAGGAGCCGATTGAATTTACTTTCGAAGATAAACAGTCAATTATAAACCAGCGGGAACTGGGGGTCGATGTTACAACTTATTCTACCGCCCTGCGCGCCTTTACCTTGCAGAGCCCGGATGTGATGTTTATCGGCAATATCCGCGATTATGAAACCGTCTCTAGCGCTATAGCTGCTGCGGAGACCGGAGTTTTGGTCTTGAGTACTTTGCACACGATTAATGCTTCTCAGTCCGTGGAGAGATTGATTAACTTTTTTCCTCCACATCAGCATCAGGAGGTAAGGAATCAATTAGCCTCGCTGCTCAAAGGGGTAATTTCATTGCGCCTGGTGCCGGCCAAACACGGTATCGGAAGAGTCCCCGCTTATGAGATTATGCTTTTGACTCCCACGATCAGCCGCTTGATCCGCGAAGGGAAGATTTGGGAGATCCCCGATTTTATCGACGATGGAGCGGTATTCGGCATGCAGTCATTTACCCAGTCCTTGGTTAAATTAGTGCACGAAGGTAAAATAAGTCCAGAGGATGCCGCGCTTGCTGCGGATAGCCGCGAAGAATTTATGCTGGCTTACAAGGGGATCAAGAAATCTTAA
- the prfB gene encoding peptide chain release factor 2 (programmed frameshift) gives MLEEIKSKLSEIGVRIENLRVIFDVADKKKRIDILSGQMSSEGFWNNTEQSTRIVRELKDLKATVEPWELANKKYQELAELIPLLKENDQDLVLDLTSNATALASIIDKLEFQVLLGGRLDKNSTILSINAGAGGTESCDWAGMLFRMYSRFAERHGYSVKTIDILAGEEAGIKNITILIEGPYAFGYLKAERGVHRLVRISPFDANKRRHTSFASVDVIPEIEEELDIKIEEKDLRIDVYRSKGAGGQSVNTTDSAVRITHIPTGIVAQCQNERSQFQNKQTALKILKARIYEAQQAKKQEELKQQDADKKKIEWGSQIRSYVLHPYNLVKDHRTEFETGDSQKVLDGGLDEFIEAFLKYSANK, from the exons ATGCTAGAAGAAATTAAAAGTAAGCTTAGTGAAATCGGAGTAAGGATTGAGAACCTACGA GTTATCTTTGACGTTGCCGACAAAAAAAAGCGGATAGATATTTTATCCGGCCAGATGTCTTCTGAAGGATTCTGGAACAACACCGAACAGTCTACCAGGATAGTCAGGGAATTAAAGGATCTTAAAGCCACGGTTGAGCCATGGGAGTTAGCCAATAAAAAATACCAGGAGTTGGCCGAACTTATTCCCTTGCTTAAAGAAAATGATCAGGATCTGGTTTTAGATTTAACCAGCAATGCCACGGCCCTTGCGTCGATAATCGATAAATTGGAATTCCAGGTGCTTTTAGGCGGCAGGCTGGATAAGAATAGCACAATCTTAAGTATCAATGCCGGAGCCGGGGGCACGGAATCCTGCGATTGGGCAGGGATGCTCTTTAGGATGTACAGCCGTTTTGCGGAAAGGCATGGCTACAGCGTAAAGACAATTGATATTCTTGCCGGAGAAGAAGCGGGGATTAAAAATATAACTATTTTAATCGAAGGCCCGTATGCCTTTGGTTATTTAAAGGCAGAGCGCGGGGTGCACCGGTTAGTGCGCATTTCGCCTTTTGACGCTAATAAACGCAGGCACACCTCTTTTGCTTCCGTAGATGTGATCCCGGAAATAGAGGAAGAGCTGGATATAAAAATCGAGGAGAAAGACCTGCGTATCGATGTTTACCGGTCCAAGGGGGCCGGAGGCCAAAGCGTCAACACCACGGATTCAGCGGTGAGGATTACCCATATACCGACCGGGATCGTGGCGCAGTGCCAGAATGAGCGTTCGCAGTTTCAAAATAAACAGACGGCCTTAAAAATACTTAAGGCCCGTATTTATGAAGCCCAACAGGCGAAGAAGCAGGAAGAATTAAAACAGCAGGATGCGGATAAAAAGAAAATTGAGTGGGGCAGCCAGATCCGCTCTTATGTTTTGCATCCTTATAATTTGGTTAAAGACCACCGCACGGAGTTTGAAACCGGAGATAGTCAGAAAGTTTTAGACGGCGGCCTGGATGAATTTATCGAGGCTTTTCTTAAATATAGTGCCAATAAGTAG
- the secA gene encoding preprotein translocase subunit SecA → MFKVLGLIKKIILQNKQNAIASRFPNLNITLHSEMPSPSMNKMVEVARLVNLVNSLEPKISALSDAALAAKSNEFKEHLKIKSAQFSRELEDWHQSMLKVAIPEEKEKLKEKLKNSRNKIFADILPEAFAVVREASKRTIGLRHFDVQIAGGIILHEGRIAEMSTGEGKTLVATLAAYLNALLGKGVHVVTVNDYLARRDREWMGPIYEFLGLSVGTIQHDMSDEERKAAYACDITYGTNNEFGFDYLRDNMKYSIQELVQRPFYYAIVDEVDSILVDEARTPLIISGPAEESTEKYYTAKKIVEQLDGRRVTEKDEIDAKYKGIDLGKGFDYVADEKAQTVALTEAGEIKASKLWGLDSLHALETIEYRHHTIQALRAKEFFERDVDYVIKDGQVIIVDEFTGRLMPGRRWSDGLHQAVESKEGLKIERENQTLATITFQNYFRMYEKLAGMTGTAFTEASEFKSIYQLDVVVLPTNKVLARKNYSDRIYKTEKEKFNAVVDEIAELYNLGKPVLVGTITIDKSERLSEMLKRRGIPHQVLNAKYHEMEAQIIAQAGSYKAVTIATNMAGRGTDILLGGNPEFIAKNVAKEKLDPQDPNYHSEYKKILERYKSESAIEHNKVVELGGLHVLGTERHEARRIDNQLRGRSGRQGDPGSSRFYVSLKDDLMRLFGSDRIIGLMDKLGLEEGQVIEHPWVSGSIEIAQRRVEQHNFEIRKQLLEYDNVMNKQREIIYGQRLQILEGFSLKENIIEIIPRLVDDYLKIYDQGDSSGVDITGLVNSIVLNFGLELDAQVFVNQGSEELKDKLTQKILEAYENKEKAIEPQLLRNLERMVFLQIIDSKWKDHLYAMDSLREGIGLRAYGQRDPLIEYKREAFGMFSQMIGAIEEDAVQTIFKLQPAKPDRFHGVFSSLPKELSHPEADKFQASFQEESAPELAVMPQKQAAKPVQSHQPKVGRNDPCPCGSSKKYKKCCGK, encoded by the coding sequence GTGTTTAAGGTGTTAGGTTTAATTAAAAAAATTATTCTGCAAAATAAACAGAATGCTATTGCCAGCAGGTTCCCTAATTTAAATATAACTTTGCATTCTGAGATGCCCAGCCCTTCGATGAATAAGATGGTTGAAGTAGCCAGGCTGGTTAATTTGGTGAATTCTTTGGAGCCTAAGATAAGCGCGCTTAGCGATGCGGCCTTGGCCGCCAAGTCCAATGAATTTAAAGAACATTTAAAAATTAAATCCGCACAATTTTCCCGGGAGCTGGAAGATTGGCATCAGTCCATGCTCAAGGTGGCTATCCCCGAAGAGAAGGAAAAATTAAAAGAAAAGTTAAAGAACAGCCGTAACAAGATCTTTGCCGATATATTGCCTGAGGCTTTTGCCGTGGTCAGGGAAGCCTCCAAGCGCACAATCGGCCTGAGGCATTTTGACGTGCAGATTGCCGGAGGGATTATCCTGCACGAAGGCCGGATCGCCGAGATGTCTACCGGAGAAGGAAAGACTTTGGTGGCTACCTTGGCGGCCTATCTCAATGCTTTATTAGGTAAAGGGGTGCATGTGGTTACCGTCAATGATTATCTTGCCCGGCGCGACCGCGAGTGGATGGGTCCGATTTATGAATTCTTGGGTTTATCCGTAGGCACTATCCAGCATGATATGAGCGATGAAGAAAGAAAGGCCGCTTATGCCTGCGATATAACTTATGGCACCAACAATGAATTTGGTTTTGATTATCTGCGCGATAATATGAAATATTCTATCCAGGAGCTGGTGCAGAGGCCTTTCTATTACGCGATCGTGGATGAGGTTGATTCGATATTAGTTGATGAGGCGCGCACCCCGTTGATTATTTCAGGCCCGGCGGAGGAGTCCACGGAAAAATATTACACTGCCAAAAAAATAGTCGAGCAATTAGATGGCCGCCGGGTTACGGAAAAAGACGAGATCGACGCAAAATATAAAGGGATCGACCTGGGCAAAGGATTTGATTATGTCGCCGATGAGAAGGCCCAGACCGTGGCCCTGACTGAAGCAGGAGAGATCAAGGCCTCCAAACTCTGGGGGCTAGATTCCCTGCATGCTTTAGAAACAATTGAATACCGGCACCATACGATCCAGGCTTTGCGGGCAAAAGAATTCTTTGAGCGCGATGTGGATTATGTAATTAAGGACGGCCAGGTAATTATCGTCGATGAATTTACGGGGCGCCTGATGCCCGGCCGGCGCTGGTCAGACGGGCTGCATCAGGCGGTTGAGTCTAAAGAAGGCTTAAAGATTGAGCGGGAGAACCAGACTTTAGCCACGATAACTTTTCAGAATTATTTCCGCATGTATGAGAAATTAGCGGGGATGACCGGCACTGCTTTTACCGAAGCCAGTGAATTTAAAAGCATTTATCAATTGGACGTGGTTGTTTTGCCCACCAACAAGGTTTTAGCGCGCAAGAACTATTCCGACCGTATTTATAAAACTGAAAAAGAAAAATTTAACGCTGTAGTCGATGAGATTGCCGAGCTGTACAATTTAGGCAAGCCCGTATTAGTCGGTACGATTACTATCGATAAATCCGAGAGGCTTTCTGAAATGCTCAAGCGCCGGGGGATTCCGCACCAGGTATTAAATGCCAAATACCATGAAATGGAAGCCCAGATTATCGCCCAGGCCGGCAGCTATAAAGCCGTAACGATTGCCACCAATATGGCCGGACGCGGCACGGACATACTTTTAGGAGGCAACCCTGAATTTATTGCCAAAAATGTGGCCAAAGAGAAATTAGATCCCCAGGATCCAAATTATCATAGCGAATATAAGAAGATACTCGAGCGTTATAAGTCCGAATCCGCTATTGAACATAATAAAGTAGTGGAATTAGGCGGGTTGCATGTTTTGGGTACAGAGCGCCATGAGGCCAGGCGGATTGATAACCAGTTGCGCGGCCGCAGCGGCCGCCAGGGGGATCCGGGTTCTTCGCGTTTTTATGTATCGTTGAAGGATGACCTTATGCGCCTGTTCGGCTCAGACAGGATTATCGGGTTGATGGATAAATTGGGCCTTGAGGAAGGCCAGGTTATCGAACACCCCTGGGTCAGCGGCTCCATTGAGATCGCCCAGCGCCGGGTTGAACAGCATAACTTTGAAATCAGGAAGCAGCTCTTAGAGTATGATAACGTAATGAATAAGCAAAGGGAGATTATTTACGGCCAGCGCCTGCAGATCCTGGAAGGTTTTTCTCTGAAAGAAAATATTATTGAAATTATTCCCAGGTTAGTGGATGATTATCTAAAAATTTACGATCAGGGGGATTCCTCTGGAGTGGATATAACCGGTTTGGTTAACTCGATAGTTTTAAATTTTGGCCTGGAGTTAGACGCGCAGGTATTTGTGAACCAGGGTAGCGAAGAATTGAAAGATAAATTAACCCAAAAGATACTTGAAGCTTATGAAAACAAAGAGAAGGCGATTGAACCGCAGCTGCTGCGTAATTTAGAACGCATGGTCTTCCTGCAGATTATCGATAGCAAATGGAAGGACCATCTTTATGCCATGGATAGCCTGCGCGAGGGCATTGGTTTGCGCGCCTATGGGCAAAGGGACCCTTTAATCGAGTATAAGCGGGAAGCCTTCGGAATGTTTAGCCAGATGATCGGGGCGATCGAAGAAGACGCGGTGCAGACTATTTTTAAATTACAGCCGGCCAAACCGGACAGGTTTCACGGTGTTTTTAGTTCTTTACCTAAAGAGCTTTCTCATCCAGAGGCAGATAAATTCCAGGCTTCTTTTCAGGAGGAAAGTGCTCCGGAATTAGCCGTCATGCCGCAGAAGCAGGCAGCTAAACCTGTTCAATCCCATCAACCTAAGGTAGGCCGTAATGACCCCTGTCCTTGCGGTTCGTCTAAGAAATATAAAAAATGTTGCGGAAAATGA